The proteins below are encoded in one region of Juglans microcarpa x Juglans regia isolate MS1-56 chromosome 4D, Jm3101_v1.0, whole genome shotgun sequence:
- the LOC121261417 gene encoding uncharacterized protein LOC121261417, whose amino-acid sequence MTLEDFFTLTEMKDGLTAPSRVAELLNVMQKEKDSVMKNVGDATRQWAAVASTIAATENKDCLDLFIQLDGLGYIDGWLKDAQNFGNDTSDSFLEESITALLRALEKLQIDNERSISSGIWITVKNLLGHNSSKVQDRARILFDSWKQGEDSDSILQNVEDKSRRLAEEDGGQSTLDNPITRGSVNEENNVLEHAKDEILPLRRSDELQPEKSEDAQVPTHNDQPGSHKKLDHEDAKDGNPDHLASLSNTLQENPSIKEVLPIHAAEGTTSTGACGVPVTKQCTDDAVLSDVLKLNEQSKNEKQVHKFENSSDKLGMAEISSTSDASESGGACTGDDDASMQKIVREPALQNSVAAGERDICSKISAVGDVKTPSSDSKSGLDDTRVIKHCSGNIFKTTGQGSECCSNALQDLSANGGISGKAEDLDTSFSRMEDTVEADEDKEHTSDDGDDLMKASDFPKAAMDIKNPDVIDKRRFNIEREYGIVDALEVARLVAQEVEREVVDYREPFSSSSSEKTSEGGIRQPDSPDSINGKHEVPIDEPQEEVPTIPTGQSHSVETNLEGDEGSINSANLDNGPENSTHDMESSQVTEAAQEPEVNIEKGPCDFDLNQEVSSDETDCPANSSTPISLVAASRPTAVPGLPVAPLQFEGSLGWKGSAATSAFRPASPRRNLDGDRMTLSIGGTNDASKQRHDCLDIDLNVAEGGDELGKQIPASSGLPSGESSVEVGSMRSGRLKLDLNCIGDDGDAPILDTIMGEQLFNNRNNHRSPSPASSSSSMQPFFRNIDLNDRPNIHSDTLDHGPSKSSQFVNEYGGPKPYAPVISLMGTRVEVNRKDFTSQTPSLPNGKSTEPTMDASKTRAGGVLGMGPTMSYTHSPVFGNMGLTTGPTMSFSPAIYGAAGSIPYMMDSRGATVVPQIVGSASAVPPAYPQPAFIMSMSGVQQPGISNAGRSRPNFDLNTGFMMEGGNRESGGLRQLFIPGPARSMEEHLRTNLQQPSTSSGNGAKRKEPDSAWEPYPFNHKQQQPPWK is encoded by the coding sequence ATGACTCTGGAGGATTTCTTTACCTTGACTGAGATGAAAGATGGGCTCACTGCCCCATCTCGAGTTGCAGAACTACTCAATGTAATGCAGAAGGAGAAAGATTCTGTCATGAAGAATGTTGGTGATGCAACCAGGCAGTGGGCTGCTGTTGCAAGTACTATTGCTGCCACTGAGAATAAAGATTGTCTTGATCTTTTTATTCAGTTAGATGGGCTTGGGTATATTGATGGATGGTTGAAGGATGCTCAAAATTTTGGTAATGACACAAGTGACAGTTTCTTGGAAGAGTCAATCACTGCTCTGCTACGAGCACTTGAAAAGCTTCAAATAGACAATGAGAGATCAATATCTTCAGGGATTTGGATTACTGTCAAGAATCTTCTTGGCCACAATAGCTCTAAGGTTCAGGATAGAGCAAGAATTTTATTTGATAGCTGGAAGCAGGGTGAGGATTCTGATTCAATTCTCCAGAATGTTGAGGATAAAAGTAGAAGGCTTGCTGAAGAGGACGGTGGGCAATCTACTTTAGATAATCCCATCACCAGAGGAAGtgttaatgaagaaaataacgTGTTAGAACATGCCAAAGATGAAATTTTGCCATTGAGAAGATCAGATGAGCTTCAGCCAGAAAAGAGTGAAGATGCACAGGTTCCAACTCATAATGATCAGCCTGGTTCCCACAAAAAACTGGACCATGAGGATGCTAAAGATGGAAATCCTGACCATTTAGCCTCCTTGTCaaacacactacaagaaaatccTTCTATAAAGGAAGTATTGCCCATACATGCTGCAGAAGGAACCACTTCTACTGGGGCTTGTGGGGTTCCAGTTACAAAGCAGTGCACTGATGATGCGGTACTTTCTGACGTTTTAAAGTTGAATGAGCAATCTAAAAACGAAAAGCAGGTccacaaatttgaaaattcttcaGATAAGTTGGGCATGGCAGAGATCTCTTCTACCTCTGATGCATCAGAATCTGGAGGTGCTTGTACAGGTGATGATGACGCAAGTATGCAGAAGATTGTGAGGGAACCTGCTTTGCAGAACAGTGTTGCTGCAGGTGAGAGAGATATCTGTTCAAAAATCAGTGCAGTTGGTGATGTGAAGACACCTTCTTCTGATTCTAAGAGTGGGTTAGATGATACAAGAGTTATAAAGCATTGCAGTGGAAACATATTCAAGACTACTGGTCAAGGCAGTGAATGTTGTTCTAATGCTCTTCAGGACTTGTCTGCAAATGGAGGTATTTCAGGAAAAGCTGAGGATTTAGATACTAGTTTCTCTAGGATGGAAGACACTGTTGAAGCTGACGAAGATAAGGAGCATACAAGTGATGATGGCGATGATTTAATGAAAGCTTCTGATTTTCCTAAAGCAGCAATGGATATCAAGAATCCTGATGTGATTGACAAAAGAAGGTTCAATATTGAACGCGAGTATGGAATAGTCGATGCCCTAGAAGTTGCTCGGCTGGTTGCTcaagaagtagagagagaggTGGTGGATTATAGAGAACCTTTCAGCAGCTCGTCTTCAGAGAAAACATCAGAAGGTGGGATCAGGCAGCCAGATAGCCCAGACTCTATAAATGGAAAGCATGAGGTCCCAATAGATGAACCACAAGAGGAGGTACCAACAATACCAACTGGGCAAAGTCATTCTGTGGAGACAAATCTTGAAGGGGATGAAGGCTCAATTAATTCAGCTAATCTGGACAATGGACCAGAAAATTCCACTCATGATATGGAGTCCTCTCAGGTGACTGAAGCGGCTCAAGAACCAGAGGTTAACATAGAGAAGGGCCCGTGTGACTTTGATCTGAATCAAGAAGTATCCTCTGATGAAACAGATTGTCCAGCAAATTCCTCTACACCGATTTCTTTGGTTGCTGCTTCAAGGCCGACAGCAGTTCCTGGATTACCTGTAGCCCCTTTGCAGTTTGAGGGGAgtcttggatggaaaggaaGTGCTGCTACTAGCGCTTTCCGCCCAGCATCTCCCCGCAGAAATCTAGATGGTGATAGGATGACTCTTTCAATTGGAGGAACTAATGATGCTTCAAAACAGAGGCATGATTGCCTTGACATTGATTTGAATGTGGCTGAAGGTGGAGATGAGTTGGGAAAACAAATTCCTGCATCATCTGGCCTTCCTTCTGGGGAATCTTCAGTTGAAGTGGGCTCAATGAGATCAGGGAGGCTAAAGTTGGATTTGAACTGTATTGGTGATGATGGGGATGCTCCAATTCTGGATACAATTATGGGAGAACAGCTCTTCAACAACCGCAATAACCATCGCAGCCCATCTCCTGCCTCGTCATCTTCATCAATGCAGCCTTTTTTTAGGAACATTGATTTGAACGATAGACCTAATATTCACAGTGACACTTTGGATCACGGGCCTAGCAAGTCTTCTCAATTTGTAAATGAATATGGAGGACCTAAACCATATGCTCCTGTTATTTCTCTCATGGGCACCAGAGTGGAAGTCAataggaaagatttcacctctcaAACTCCATCTTTGCCAAATGGCAAGTCTACAGAGCCTACAATGGATGCTAGCAAGACTAGAGCAGGGGGTGTTTTGGGGATGGGTCCTACAATGTCTTATACCCATTCTCCTGTTTTTGGGAACATGGGATTGACAACAGGACCCACCATGTCTTTCTCCCCAGCTATTTATGGAGCTGCTGGCTCAATCCCCTATATGATGGATTCTAGAGGAGCCACCGTTGTCCCACAAATTGTGGGGTCTGCATCAGCTGTTCCGCCTGCCTACCCACAGCCAGCATTCATCATGAGCATGAGTGGTGTACAGCAGCCAGGTATAAGCAATGCTGGACGGTCTCGCCCAAATTTTGACCTGAATACTGGGTTCATGATGGAGGGAGGGAATAGAGAATCGGGGGGTTTGAGGCAGCTTTTCATTCCTGGTCCAGCCAGGTCTATGGAGGAGCACCTGAGAACCAACCTACAACAACCCTCTACAAGCTCTGGGAATGGTGCTAAAAGAAAGGAACCAGATAGTGCATGGGAACCCTACCCATTTAACCATAAACAACAGCAGCCTCCGTGGAAATAG